One Aquarana catesbeiana isolate 2022-GZ linkage group LG04, ASM4218655v1, whole genome shotgun sequence genomic region harbors:
- the LGSN gene encoding lengsin isoform X4: MDNDTNAAKEARNTENDEVDGSVISRYRRRRGVKVTGRYIPPLEWEKVNASHSVSSLNNSYFEKVYDDLENYFQASDMSTKLLLKNDGQGSTQTNHRGDNTHKTEQEKQRREPVASTQAFGNMPQEKINDKKTDDKNETEKSDEDVLPCGSAIPKETLEELKLFLKESPLIHHRNKQNPKINTTVTHIHLPKRVEKIREKPGLTFETFRPHMEKDIQKQQTANIFEVKQKDEMLIDPMLPDPAGSQKDEKIIQPIQTFNENQILIPDQLSIAAGSTFEPPETEFKDYLPASSKDADPSGDGTEDSVSLIILVERIKQQIAREDIRFVRFEATDLHGVSRSKTIPARFFQDKALNGVCMPRSYLELTLDHKGNEVDHISSKQFNCDILLKPDLQTFQVLPWHEKTARVICDSFTFLGNPLLTSPRYLAKHLLNQLQERGFLLHSAFKYEFCLFGLAEIINSKTISFPAATLLSDHQMFMQEFLEGMYYIGGNIESFSPSIFPGQMEVSFVPEYGLAAADNAFTFKTSIKEAAKKQDYVASFYTDSVGFYNSGVLSHSLWDISGAKNVFHTGSHEEVLTDIGKQWLSGLLHHSAALSCLVAPGAVSRKRFLKDDKNPHSSICTTWGSNNNNFTYNFKSHGCNGTYIENMLCSATANPYLVLAATVAAGLDGIRRGLDLLKVTNNHTSLTEQKTPSIPLKLEDALTALEEDTYMTASLGEPFIRYFIAMKRYELETEEGDTERNKFLEYFI; this comes from the exons GAGGCAAGGAACACAGAAAATGATGAAGTAGATGGAAGTGTGATATCAAGAtatagaagaagaagaggagtcaaGGTTACTGGGAGATACATTCCTCCTTTAGAGTGGGAGAAGGTAAATGCATCCCATTCTGTGAGTTCCTTGAATAATTCCTACTTTGAAAAGGTATATGATGATCTGGAAAATTATTTTCAAGCATCTGATATGTCTACTAAGCTACTTCTCAAGAATGATGGACAAGGTTCTACGCAAACAAATCACAGAGGAGACAACACACATAAAACAGAACAAGAAAAACAAAGAAGGGAACCGGTGGCATCTACACAAGCTTTTGGGAACATGCCTCAAGAAAagataaatgataaaaaaacagaTGATAAAAATGAAACAGAAAAATCTGATGAGGATGTGTTACCTTGTGGTTCTGCAATACCTAAAGAGACATTAGAAGAGCTGAAATTGTTTCTTAAGGAGAGTCCATTAATTCATCATAGAAACAAACAAAATCCAAAAATCAACACCACTGTAACTCACATACATCTTCCAAAACGTGTTGAAAAAATAAGAGAAAAGCCTGGCTTAACTTTTGAAACATTTCGGCCACATATGGAAAAAGACATCCAGAAGCAACAAACTGCAAACATTTTTGAGGTAAAGCAAAAAGATGAGATGCTAATTGATCCAATGCTGCCAGATCCTGCAGGCTCACAGAAAGATGAGAAAATTATACAACCCATACAGACATTTAATGAAAACCAGATATTAATACCTGATCAATTAAGTATTGCCGCTGGATCCACGTTTGAACCTCCAGAAACTGAGTTTAAGG ATTATCTACCTGCCAGTAGTAAAGATGCTGATCCGAGTGGCGATGGAACTGAGGATTCTGTTAGCTTAATTATCCTTGTTGAACGTATAAAGCAACAGATTGCTAGAGAAGATATACGATTTGTCCGGTTTGAAGCTACTGATCTTCATGGTGTGTCAAGGTCAAAAACCATTCCTGCACGTTTTTTCCAG GACAAAGCTTTGAATGGAGTTTGCATGCCAAGAAGTTATCTTGAACTAACTTTGGACCACAAAGGCAATGAAGTAGACCACATTAGTTCTAAACAATTTAATTGTGACATTTTGTTGAAACCAGATTTACAAACATTCCAAGTTCTACCATGGCATGAAAAAACTGCAAGAGTGATCTGTGATTCATTTACATTTTTGGGCAATCCTCTTCTTACTTCACCACGTTATCTAGCTAAACATTTACTTAATCAGCTACAGGAAAGAGGATTTTTGCTACATTCTGCTTTCAAATACGAATTTTGTTTATTTGGACTTGCTGAAATTATAAATTCAAAGACAATTTCATTCCCTGCTGCAACATTGCTGTCTGATCACCAGATGTTCATGCAAGAATTCTTAGAGGGGATGTATTACATTGGTGGGAACATTGAAAGCTTTTCACCTTCCATTTTCCCTGGACAAATGGAGGTTTCCTTCGTGCCTGAATATGGGTTGGCCGCTGCTGACAATGCCTTCACTTTTAAAACTAGCATTAAAGAAGCAGCTAAGAAACAAGACTACGTAGCAAGTTTTTATACTGACTCAGTGGGTTTTTATAATTCTGGAGTTTTATCACACAGCTTGTGGGATATTAGTGGAGCCAAAAATGTATTTCATACTGGATCTCATGAAGAAGTCCTGACAGACATTGGTAAACAATGGTTATCGGGTCTTCTGCACCATTCAGCTGCACTCAGCTGCCTAGTTGCTCCAGGAGCGGTAAGCCGCAAACGTTTCTTGAAAGATGACAAAAACCCTCACAGTAGCATCTGTACCACTTGGGGGTCTAACAACAATAACTTCACCTATAATTTTAAATCTCATGGTTGCAATGGAACTTATATAGAAAACATGTTGTGTTCAGCCACAGCCAACCCTTACTTAGTTTTAGCTGCCACAGTTGCCGCAGGCCTGGATGGAATCAGGAGAGGCCTTGACTTACTGAAAGTTACTAACAACCATACTTCACTTACTGAACAGAAAACACCCTCAATACCGTTGAAACTAGAAGATGCCCTGACTGCTTTGGAAGAAGACACATATATGACAGCATCCTTGGGTGAACCATTCATTCGCTATTTTATAGCAATGAAACGTTATGAATTAGAGACAGAAGAGGGAGACACAGAGAGAAATAAAttcttggaatattttatataa
- the LGSN gene encoding lengsin isoform X3: MQRILSALLKPQPSKERKRKTRQSAKKQNIIYQLNEARNTENDEVDGSVISRYRRRRGVKVTGRYIPPLEWEKVNASHSVSSLNNSYFEKVYDDLENYFQASDMSTKLLLKNDGQGSTQTNHRGDNTHKTEQEKQRREPVASTQAFGNMPQEKINDKKTDDKNETEKSDEDVLPCGSAIPKETLEELKLFLKESPLIHHRNKQNPKINTTVTHIHLPKRVEKIREKPGLTFETFRPHMEKDIQKQQTANIFEVKQKDEMLIDPMLPDPAGSQKDEKIIQPIQTFNENQILIPDQLSIAAGSTFEPPETEFKDYLPASSKDADPSGDGTEDSVSLIILVERIKQQIAREDIRFVRFEATDLHGVSRSKTIPARFFQDKALNGVCMPRSYLELTLDHKGNEVDHISSKQFNCDILLKPDLQTFQVLPWHEKTARVICDSFTFLGNPLLTSPRYLAKHLLNQLQERGFLLHSAFKYEFCLFGLAEIINSKTISFPAATLLSDHQMFMQEFLEGMYYIGGNIESFSPSIFPGQMEVSFVPEYGLAAADNAFTFKTSIKEAAKKQDYVASFYTDSVGFYNSGVLSHSLWDISGAKNVFHTGSHEEVLTDIGKQWLSGLLHHSAALSCLVAPGAVSRKRFLKDDKNPHSSICTTWGSNNNNFTYNFKSHGCNGTYIENMLCSATANPYLVLAATVAAGLDGIRRGLDLLKVTNNHTSLTEQKTPSIPLKLEDALTALEEDTYMTASLGEPFIRYFIAMKRYELETEEGDTERNKFLEYFI; this comes from the exons GAGGCAAGGAACACAGAAAATGATGAAGTAGATGGAAGTGTGATATCAAGAtatagaagaagaagaggagtcaaGGTTACTGGGAGATACATTCCTCCTTTAGAGTGGGAGAAGGTAAATGCATCCCATTCTGTGAGTTCCTTGAATAATTCCTACTTTGAAAAGGTATATGATGATCTGGAAAATTATTTTCAAGCATCTGATATGTCTACTAAGCTACTTCTCAAGAATGATGGACAAGGTTCTACGCAAACAAATCACAGAGGAGACAACACACATAAAACAGAACAAGAAAAACAAAGAAGGGAACCGGTGGCATCTACACAAGCTTTTGGGAACATGCCTCAAGAAAagataaatgataaaaaaacagaTGATAAAAATGAAACAGAAAAATCTGATGAGGATGTGTTACCTTGTGGTTCTGCAATACCTAAAGAGACATTAGAAGAGCTGAAATTGTTTCTTAAGGAGAGTCCATTAATTCATCATAGAAACAAACAAAATCCAAAAATCAACACCACTGTAACTCACATACATCTTCCAAAACGTGTTGAAAAAATAAGAGAAAAGCCTGGCTTAACTTTTGAAACATTTCGGCCACATATGGAAAAAGACATCCAGAAGCAACAAACTGCAAACATTTTTGAGGTAAAGCAAAAAGATGAGATGCTAATTGATCCAATGCTGCCAGATCCTGCAGGCTCACAGAAAGATGAGAAAATTATACAACCCATACAGACATTTAATGAAAACCAGATATTAATACCTGATCAATTAAGTATTGCCGCTGGATCCACGTTTGAACCTCCAGAAACTGAGTTTAAGG ATTATCTACCTGCCAGTAGTAAAGATGCTGATCCGAGTGGCGATGGAACTGAGGATTCTGTTAGCTTAATTATCCTTGTTGAACGTATAAAGCAACAGATTGCTAGAGAAGATATACGATTTGTCCGGTTTGAAGCTACTGATCTTCATGGTGTGTCAAGGTCAAAAACCATTCCTGCACGTTTTTTCCAG GACAAAGCTTTGAATGGAGTTTGCATGCCAAGAAGTTATCTTGAACTAACTTTGGACCACAAAGGCAATGAAGTAGACCACATTAGTTCTAAACAATTTAATTGTGACATTTTGTTGAAACCAGATTTACAAACATTCCAAGTTCTACCATGGCATGAAAAAACTGCAAGAGTGATCTGTGATTCATTTACATTTTTGGGCAATCCTCTTCTTACTTCACCACGTTATCTAGCTAAACATTTACTTAATCAGCTACAGGAAAGAGGATTTTTGCTACATTCTGCTTTCAAATACGAATTTTGTTTATTTGGACTTGCTGAAATTATAAATTCAAAGACAATTTCATTCCCTGCTGCAACATTGCTGTCTGATCACCAGATGTTCATGCAAGAATTCTTAGAGGGGATGTATTACATTGGTGGGAACATTGAAAGCTTTTCACCTTCCATTTTCCCTGGACAAATGGAGGTTTCCTTCGTGCCTGAATATGGGTTGGCCGCTGCTGACAATGCCTTCACTTTTAAAACTAGCATTAAAGAAGCAGCTAAGAAACAAGACTACGTAGCAAGTTTTTATACTGACTCAGTGGGTTTTTATAATTCTGGAGTTTTATCACACAGCTTGTGGGATATTAGTGGAGCCAAAAATGTATTTCATACTGGATCTCATGAAGAAGTCCTGACAGACATTGGTAAACAATGGTTATCGGGTCTTCTGCACCATTCAGCTGCACTCAGCTGCCTAGTTGCTCCAGGAGCGGTAAGCCGCAAACGTTTCTTGAAAGATGACAAAAACCCTCACAGTAGCATCTGTACCACTTGGGGGTCTAACAACAATAACTTCACCTATAATTTTAAATCTCATGGTTGCAATGGAACTTATATAGAAAACATGTTGTGTTCAGCCACAGCCAACCCTTACTTAGTTTTAGCTGCCACAGTTGCCGCAGGCCTGGATGGAATCAGGAGAGGCCTTGACTTACTGAAAGTTACTAACAACCATACTTCACTTACTGAACAGAAAACACCCTCAATACCGTTGAAACTAGAAGATGCCCTGACTGCTTTGGAAGAAGACACATATATGACAGCATCCTTGGGTGAACCATTCATTCGCTATTTTATAGCAATGAAACGTTATGAATTAGAGACAGAAGAGGGAGACACAGAGAGAAATAAAttcttggaatattttatataa